A portion of the Thermoanaerobaculum aquaticum genome contains these proteins:
- the iorA gene encoding indolepyruvate ferredoxin oxidoreductase subunit alpha — MRRILSGNEALARGAWEAGVQVAAAYPGTPSTELLEELARLPGVYAEWSTNEKVALDVAVGAALAGRRALAAMKHVGVNVAMDALMYASYTGLEAGLVLVSADDPAMHSSQNEQDNRRLAAFARIPCLEPSSSQECKDFMRLAFELSERFDTPVMVRTTTRINHSSSIVSLGERVELPPRRDKFPRRPEKYVMVPANARHRHPVVEERTKQIAAWADSEESPTVMEWRDESVGIITSGVAYQYAREVFPSASILKLGLTYPVPAQGIKAFASRVKRLVVLEELDPVIEEQVKLLGIPCDGKSIFPLCGELDPTVVRERGAEAGLPVDRQPLPPPQLEKPQLPARPPVLCPGCPHRSVFALLAKKKVPVSGDIGCYTLGYLPPLSALHFCGCMGASIGVAHGAAKAGISERMVAVLGDSTFFHTGLPALANVAYNRSNVLTIILDNRTTGMTGHQPNPGTGLTLQGEPAPALDFEAIARAFGIQKVATVEAYDTEALEEAFKALMATNEPAVLVARHACALLPEERKTWVPLEVVEEKCTGCGVCFRIGCPALLKSDELDPKTHKPLALIDPDLCTGCEVCAQLCPHEAILTREQVALETR, encoded by the coding sequence ATGCGGCGCATTCTTTCTGGCAACGAGGCACTGGCGCGGGGAGCTTGGGAAGCCGGGGTGCAGGTGGCTGCCGCATACCCCGGAACCCCCTCCACCGAGCTTTTGGAAGAGCTGGCCCGCCTTCCTGGGGTCTACGCCGAGTGGTCCACCAACGAAAAGGTAGCGCTGGATGTGGCGGTGGGGGCAGCACTGGCCGGCCGGCGGGCCCTGGCGGCCATGAAGCACGTGGGGGTTAACGTGGCCATGGACGCCCTCATGTACGCTTCGTACACCGGCCTGGAAGCAGGGCTGGTGCTGGTTTCCGCCGATGACCCGGCCATGCACTCCTCTCAAAACGAGCAGGACAACCGGCGCCTCGCGGCCTTCGCCCGCATCCCCTGTTTGGAGCCCAGCTCTTCCCAGGAGTGCAAGGACTTCATGCGCTTGGCCTTTGAGCTCTCCGAGCGCTTTGACACGCCGGTCATGGTGCGAACCACCACCCGCATCAACCATTCCTCCAGCATCGTGAGCCTGGGGGAGCGCGTCGAGCTGCCGCCCAGGCGCGACAAGTTTCCCCGTCGCCCGGAAAAGTACGTGATGGTGCCGGCTAACGCCCGCCACCGCCACCCCGTGGTGGAAGAACGCACTAAGCAAATCGCGGCGTGGGCTGACAGCGAGGAAAGCCCCACGGTGATGGAGTGGCGTGATGAAAGCGTGGGGATCATCACCTCCGGTGTTGCCTACCAGTACGCCCGGGAGGTTTTCCCTAGCGCTTCCATTTTGAAGCTGGGCCTCACCTACCCGGTACCGGCGCAAGGCATCAAGGCCTTTGCCTCGCGGGTAAAGCGGCTGGTGGTCCTTGAGGAGCTGGACCCGGTCATCGAGGAGCAGGTCAAGCTCCTGGGGATCCCCTGCGACGGGAAAAGCATCTTCCCGCTTTGTGGTGAGCTGGACCCCACCGTGGTGCGGGAAAGGGGTGCCGAAGCCGGCTTGCCGGTGGACCGCCAGCCGCTTCCTCCCCCGCAGCTAGAAAAACCCCAGCTCCCGGCCAGGCCACCGGTGCTTTGCCCTGGGTGCCCGCACCGTAGCGTGTTTGCGCTTTTGGCGAAAAAGAAAGTTCCGGTTTCGGGGGATATTGGCTGCTACACCCTGGGCTACCTCCCTCCCCTCTCGGCCCTGCACTTCTGCGGATGCATGGGGGCCTCCATTGGCGTAGCCCACGGGGCAGCCAAAGCCGGGATTTCCGAAAGGATGGTGGCGGTGCTGGGCGATTCCACCTTTTTCCACACCGGCCTTCCGGCGTTGGCCAACGTGGCCTACAACCGCTCCAACGTGCTCACCATCATCCTCGACAACCGCACCACCGGCATGACCGGCCACCAGCCTAACCCGGGAACGGGCTTGACCTTGCAAGGAGAGCCGGCGCCAGCGTTGGACTTTGAAGCCATTGCCCGGGCTTTCGGCATTCAAAAGGTGGCCACCGTGGAAGCCTACGACACCGAAGCCTTGGAAGAGGCGTTCAAAGCGCTCATGGCCACCAACGAACCGGCGGTGCTGGTGGCCCGCCACGCCTGCGCCTTGCTTCCCGAGGAACGCAAGACGTGGGTTCCCCTGGAAGTGGTGGAGGAGAAATGCACCGGCTGCGGGGTGTGCTTCCGCATTGGCTGTCCGGCCCTTCTCAAGAGCGACGAGCTGGATCCCAAGACCCACAAGCCGCTGGCGCTTATTGATCCCGACCTCTGCACCGGCTGCGAGGTGTGCGCCCAGCTCTGTCCTCATGAAGCCATCCTCACCCGTGAGCAGGTGGCTCTGGAGACACGGTGA
- the ribH gene encoding 6,7-dimethyl-8-ribityllumazine synthase, whose translation MVRILEGQLNASGLRFGVVVSRFNSAVAERLVEGALDCLTRHGAREEDITILKVPGAWELPVAAARLASGGQFHAIIALGALIRGETPHFDVIAAECAKGLAQVSLERKLPVAFGVLTCDTMDQALDRSGGKAGNKGWDAALAAIEMAQLWRVTE comes from the coding sequence ATGGTGCGAATCCTGGAAGGCCAACTGAACGCTTCGGGTCTGCGGTTTGGGGTGGTGGTGAGCAGGTTTAACAGCGCCGTGGCGGAAAGGCTCGTGGAAGGGGCCTTGGACTGCCTGACGCGTCACGGTGCCAGGGAGGAGGACATCACGATCCTCAAGGTGCCCGGGGCCTGGGAGCTGCCCGTGGCTGCGGCTCGCCTGGCGAGCGGCGGGCAGTTCCACGCGATCATTGCTTTGGGGGCCTTGATCCGTGGGGAAACGCCGCACTTCGACGTTATTGCCGCGGAGTGCGCCAAGGGCCTGGCGCAGGTGAGCCTGGAGCGCAAGCTGCCGGTGGCTTTTGGCGTGCTCACCTGTGACACCATGGACCAGGCTCTGGACCGGTCCGGCGGTAAGGCCGGCAACAAGGGCTGGGATGCGGCCCTGGCTGCCATCGAAATGGCGCAGCTTTGGCGGGTTACGGAGTAA
- the nusB gene encoding transcription antitermination factor NusB, which translates to MGVRRRGRELALQMLYQHELSGASLEEMTARFEDLEQAPPAVREFAVSLVRGVIAHRPDIDRFVAEQAEHWRLERMAAVDRNILRLAIYELLFHPDTPPAVVIDEAVELAKRYGSEQSGPFVNGVLDGFVHRQIMPSRGT; encoded by the coding sequence ATGGGGGTTCGCCGGCGGGGGCGTGAGCTTGCCCTGCAAATGCTGTACCAGCACGAGCTTTCCGGGGCCAGCCTGGAGGAAATGACGGCGAGGTTTGAGGATTTGGAGCAGGCGCCGCCGGCGGTGCGGGAGTTTGCCGTGAGCCTGGTGCGGGGGGTGATAGCCCACCGTCCGGACATTGACCGTTTTGTGGCGGAACAGGCCGAGCACTGGCGCCTGGAGCGCATGGCCGCGGTGGACCGCAACATCCTGCGGCTGGCCATTTACGAGCTGCTGTTCCACCCCGATACCCCCCCGGCGGTGGTCATTGACGAAGCCGTGGAGCTGGCCAAGCGGTACGGCAGCGAGCAGTCCGGACCCTTTGTGAACGGGGTCCTGGATGGCTTCGTGCACCGCCAGATCATGCCCTCGAGGGGCACATGA
- a CDS encoding transglutaminase-like domain-containing protein: MIFFAVLFAFITGSAFADQLQLEMPVGLAARVIAGPTWDGAVTLEPKDALSVRVTVEARLRGGSWQTASPSQGDKPFPEATSVERLLPLPRELAGFEKASPWEKLVGTVLWVSRHVRLVEDDRGLQDAASVLARRVGRCSGRANLAVALLRQMGVPARVVHGLLLRPDGAVWHRWGEACLPNAGWRPFDPGVAVGAVGVRYLPIVGADESVPLAGLKVVSVAEWEFAHLPRVQGLRVALPRWVPPFLAAWGKEGL, encoded by the coding sequence ATGATCTTTTTTGCGGTCCTTTTTGCTTTCATTACCGGATCTGCATTTGCAGACCAACTTCAGCTGGAGATGCCGGTGGGGCTTGCCGCCAGGGTCATTGCCGGACCTACCTGGGACGGTGCGGTAACCCTGGAGCCCAAGGATGCGCTGTCGGTGAGGGTCACGGTGGAGGCTCGCCTCCGCGGTGGCTCTTGGCAAACCGCCAGCCCCTCGCAGGGAGACAAGCCGTTCCCGGAGGCCACCAGCGTGGAGCGTTTGCTGCCCTTGCCCAGGGAACTTGCCGGTTTTGAAAAGGCCTCGCCCTGGGAAAAACTGGTGGGCACGGTGCTTTGGGTTTCCCGCCACGTGCGGCTCGTGGAAGACGACCGGGGCTTGCAGGACGCGGCCTCGGTCCTCGCCCGGCGGGTGGGGCGTTGCTCGGGTCGCGCGAACCTCGCGGTGGCGCTGCTTCGGCAAATGGGCGTGCCGGCACGGGTGGTCCACGGGCTTTTGCTGCGCCCCGACGGGGCGGTATGGCACCGCTGGGGGGAAGCGTGTCTTCCCAACGCAGGCTGGCGGCCCTTCGATCCCGGCGTAGCCGTGGGGGCGGTGGGGGTTCGATACCTGCCCATCGTGGGGGCCGACGAGAGTGTGCCGCTGGCGGGCCTGAAGGTGGTGTCGGTAGCCGAATGGGAGTTTGCCCACCTCCCGCGGGTCCAGGGCTTGCGTGTGGCGTTGCCCCGTTGGGTGCCGCCATTCTTGGCGGCCTGGGGAAAGGAGGGGCTATGA
- a CDS encoding DUF4388 domain-containing protein yields the protein MRAIVGRLSDLSLPELLRLLAAASASGELALRNGQGECQLRVASGMVEGVFAPPVLAAFHRREGSFSFRPGPVPSELEWQPMEEFLVRLARLPWEASQQARDELSELRETLSEVAPVPATRRVLVVAGDPRPYRGLEVEWGKRGWELVVTGNPTWPTEESFDAVVVHLPGSATLAGQGDLWLAILRHAQEQEPPVPVVWVGGLADARLRHEAVQAGAAFLLPAPAGEVGEAARWFREDLTTVLERVLQKPATAAGEGWAFREFFLALHAETTPEETRASLLRLAAHSFSRGLLVGVAEAHLEVLGGFGFSPIPKRLPRGVEVLEKVIAEGIRLEGQSVSEGLGGLVVGGDGLWAFPLRRREGTVGLLLASGKRPGADLRELANVLPGATALLGL from the coding sequence ATGAGGGCCATCGTCGGCAGGCTTTCGGATTTGAGCCTTCCGGAGCTCCTGCGCTTGCTGGCCGCCGCTTCCGCTTCCGGGGAGCTTGCCCTGCGCAACGGCCAGGGGGAATGCCAGCTACGGGTGGCCTCGGGGATGGTGGAAGGGGTTTTTGCGCCGCCGGTGCTGGCGGCTTTTCACCGCCGGGAGGGAAGCTTCAGCTTTCGGCCAGGACCGGTCCCAAGCGAATTGGAATGGCAGCCCATGGAGGAGTTCCTGGTGCGTCTGGCCCGTTTGCCCTGGGAGGCCTCCCAACAAGCAAGGGACGAGCTATCGGAGCTGCGGGAAACCCTCAGCGAGGTGGCACCGGTGCCGGCCACCCGCAGGGTGCTGGTGGTGGCCGGGGATCCCCGCCCGTACCGGGGCCTGGAGGTGGAGTGGGGCAAGCGCGGGTGGGAGCTGGTGGTCACCGGCAACCCCACATGGCCTACGGAGGAAAGCTTCGATGCCGTGGTGGTGCACCTTCCGGGCTCCGCCACCCTGGCCGGTCAGGGGGACCTCTGGCTTGCGATCCTGCGCCACGCTCAGGAGCAGGAGCCGCCGGTGCCGGTGGTGTGGGTCGGGGGGTTGGCGGACGCCCGGCTGCGCCATGAGGCGGTGCAGGCGGGTGCGGCGTTTCTCCTGCCGGCGCCGGCTGGCGAGGTGGGGGAGGCGGCCCGCTGGTTCCGGGAGGACCTCACCACGGTGCTGGAGCGGGTTTTGCAAAAGCCAGCTACCGCCGCTGGGGAGGGTTGGGCTTTTCGCGAGTTTTTCCTGGCGCTCCATGCGGAAACCACACCCGAAGAAACCCGGGCTTCCCTCCTGCGGCTAGCGGCCCACAGTTTTTCCCGGGGTTTGCTGGTGGGGGTGGCGGAGGCACACCTGGAGGTGCTGGGGGGCTTTGGTTTTTCGCCGATCCCCAAGCGCCTGCCCCGGGGGGTTGAGGTGCTGGAAAAGGTCATTGCCGAGGGCATCCGCCTGGAAGGGCAAAGCGTTTCCGAAGGGCTGGGGGGCCTGGTGGTGGGTGGAGATGGGTTATGGGCGTTTCCCCTGCGCCGGCGGGAAGGCACCGTGGGCTTGCTTTTGGCTTCTGGAAAACGGCCCGGCGCTGACCTCCGGGAGCTGGCCAACGTGCTTCCGGGAGCCACAGCGCTTTTGGGGCTGTAG
- a CDS encoding DUF3179 domain-containing (seleno)protein: MNGKRRPGFSPAFWVLGFALVASALAVAWWMLHLAGTHPYRQGDGRHPESYGFALGNFSLDRGSLVASGLPRDGIPALVDPAPLSPEALPTLGRRFLLPSDPVAGVVIHGQARAYPLRVLVFHELVSDRLGEEPILVVHQPLCGLTAVLSRRLSARTLTFGHSGLLWNSCGLFYDRESQSLWFPLAGTAVAGPAVSQKLEFLPFTLTTWERWQQTHPETTLVQPDLSRLAQYKRDPYSSYLGSDLLRFPVRPQLPAGYRRKAPLLVFNPGTRPYVVSAETADVGRAVLSLPGPLETPVELVPVGHPPVWEVSLPHPEKQPPLLYAFAFAWYALHPEQDPQTWVQLPRQSAHDI, from the coding sequence GTGAACGGTAAGCGCAGGCCGGGTTTTTCCCCCGCTTTTTGGGTGCTGGGCTTTGCCCTGGTGGCGTCAGCGCTGGCGGTAGCCTGGTGGATGCTTCACCTGGCCGGCACCCACCCCTACCGGCAGGGCGACGGGCGCCACCCGGAAAGCTACGGCTTTGCCTTGGGGAACTTTTCCCTGGACCGCGGCAGCCTGGTGGCTTCCGGCCTTCCCCGCGACGGCATCCCTGCGCTGGTGGACCCCGCACCCCTTTCGCCGGAAGCTTTACCCACCCTGGGGCGCCGTTTCCTTTTGCCCTCCGACCCGGTGGCGGGTGTGGTCATCCACGGGCAAGCCCGCGCTTACCCCTTGCGGGTTTTGGTCTTCCACGAGCTTGTCAGCGACCGGCTGGGAGAGGAGCCCATCCTCGTGGTCCACCAACCCCTGTGCGGGTTGACCGCGGTGCTTTCCCGAAGGCTTTCGGCCCGCACCCTTACCTTTGGCCACAGCGGCTTGCTGTGGAACTCCTGCGGGCTTTTTTACGATCGGGAAAGCCAAAGTCTGTGGTTCCCCTTAGCCGGAACGGCGGTTGCCGGCCCCGCCGTCTCGCAAAAACTGGAATTTCTGCCCTTCACGCTCACCACCTGGGAGCGGTGGCAACAAACGCACCCCGAAACCACCCTTGTTCAACCGGACCTTTCCCGCCTGGCCCAGTACAAGAGAGACCCCTACAGCAGCTACCTGGGCTCGGATCTCCTGCGCTTTCCGGTAAGACCCCAGCTCCCCGCCGGTTATCGCCGGAAAGCCCCCTTGCTGGTGTTCAACCCCGGGACCCGGCCCTATGTGGTTTCAGCAGAAACCGCCGACGTTGGACGGGCCGTTCTCTCCCTTCCCGGGCCTTTGGAAACGCCGGTGGAGCTCGTGCCCGTCGGGCACCCTCCGGTGTGGGAGGTTTCGCTTCCCCACCCCGAAAAGCAGCCGCCGCTTCTCTACGCCTTTGCCTTTGCGTGGTATGCCCTTCACCCCGAGCAGGACCCACAAACCTGGGTTCAGCTGCCCCGTCAATCGGCGCACGATATCTGA
- the cyoE gene encoding heme o synthase, which translates to MLAGPLFRRLVRFLQLHMELTKARLSSLVVVTAGGGYVLAAGFEDSARLLWTLLGTFLASAGAMALNEVWEVGRDARMHRTATRPLVTGALPRWYGLVFGILCSSFGVVLLAWKSHPLAALLGLLVIALYVLVYTPLKAKSPFCTLVGAVCGAIPPLMGWAGATGSLAPGAWILAFLLFFWQIPHFLSLAWLYREDYRRGGFRMLPEVDPEGRLTGRFSFLYALATAGSALSLALLRLAGAYFTAGAILLGGTLVFFAWRLAAAPSDRTARALFRTTLLYLPLVVVLSAVDRRGEVKSSQVAEAPAPPAAALIWVRER; encoded by the coding sequence ATGCTTGCGGGACCCCTTTTCCGCCGGCTGGTCCGTTTTCTGCAGCTCCACATGGAGCTCACCAAGGCCCGCCTGTCCTCCTTGGTGGTGGTCACCGCCGGAGGCGGGTACGTGCTGGCTGCGGGTTTTGAGGATTCCGCACGCCTGCTCTGGACCCTCTTGGGCACGTTCCTGGCCTCCGCCGGAGCCATGGCGCTCAACGAGGTGTGGGAGGTGGGCCGCGATGCCAGGATGCACCGCACCGCCACCCGGCCGCTGGTCACCGGAGCCCTCCCCCGCTGGTACGGGTTGGTTTTTGGCATTCTTTGCAGCAGCTTCGGGGTTGTTCTCCTGGCCTGGAAAAGCCACCCGCTGGCCGCCCTCCTGGGGCTTCTGGTGATTGCCCTTTACGTGCTGGTTTATACCCCCCTGAAGGCCAAAAGCCCCTTTTGCACGCTGGTCGGTGCGGTGTGCGGTGCCATTCCCCCGCTCATGGGGTGGGCCGGAGCTACAGGAAGCCTCGCGCCGGGGGCCTGGATTTTGGCCTTCCTGCTGTTTTTCTGGCAAATCCCTCACTTTCTGAGCCTGGCCTGGCTTTACCGCGAGGACTACCGGAGGGGTGGTTTTCGCATGCTGCCGGAGGTGGACCCCGAGGGGCGCCTTACCGGCCGCTTTTCTTTCCTCTACGCCCTGGCCACCGCCGGCTCGGCCCTCTCCCTCGCCCTTCTCCGGCTTGCCGGAGCTTACTTCACCGCGGGAGCCATCCTGCTCGGTGGGACCCTGGTGTTCTTTGCCTGGCGCCTGGCGGCTGCCCCTTCGGACCGGACGGCGCGGGCGCTTTTCCGCACCACCTTGCTTTACCTTCCCCTGGTGGTTGTTCTTTCGGCGGTGGACCGCCGCGGCGAGGTAAAATCCAGCCAAGTTGCGGAGGCTCCCGCTCCCCCTGCGGCCGCGCTCATCTGGGTTCGTGAACGGTAA
- a CDS encoding COX15/CtaA family protein: MEAKGTTLPLAFLAAVSMWAVGYLGRFPGVGASPRVLGIAFMLLYLAFGYLAGRVNGRGFWPGAKVGFLTSAVNLLILGSLLAEGGVSPWVFVPGALLSGGVLAGLGSFLARGKQLSVDGAELFARTAVAATFLLVVAGGLVTSQGAGLAVPDWPNTYGSNMFFFPLSRMTGGVYYEHAHRLFGSLVGLTVLALAAYLSWLRKPRGTVRWAWVLVLLVVVQGVLGGLRVTGKLTLSQDPAALEPSLGLAVVHGVLGQLVLAGLVALAVGLAANRRGSDEGSLLWPRWLWGLLLLQLVLGALQRHFAQGLLVHISLATVVLLMAALGAARLLGSSPLRTWARALLVVVGLQVVLGFAALWVRGYPPGARAQTPLEVLLTTAHQAGGALLLSLATALAVRTWPRVLGLFGVRR, from the coding sequence GTGGAAGCGAAAGGAACAACACTGCCTTTAGCGTTTTTGGCGGCTGTCAGCATGTGGGCCGTGGGCTACCTGGGCCGCTTCCCGGGGGTTGGCGCGTCTCCCCGGGTGTTGGGCATCGCCTTCATGCTCCTGTACCTGGCCTTCGGCTATTTGGCGGGCCGGGTGAACGGGCGGGGCTTTTGGCCGGGGGCAAAGGTGGGTTTTCTCACCTCGGCTGTCAACCTTTTGATCCTCGGGAGCCTGTTGGCCGAAGGAGGGGTTTCCCCCTGGGTTTTTGTGCCGGGGGCGCTGCTTTCCGGGGGCGTACTTGCCGGTTTGGGCTCGTTTTTGGCCAGGGGAAAGCAGCTGTCGGTGGATGGGGCCGAGCTCTTCGCCAGGACCGCGGTGGCTGCTACGTTCCTCCTGGTGGTGGCCGGCGGGCTGGTGACCTCCCAGGGGGCCGGGCTGGCTGTCCCCGATTGGCCCAACACCTACGGCAGCAACATGTTCTTCTTCCCGCTTTCGCGCATGACCGGGGGGGTGTACTACGAGCACGCCCATCGCTTGTTTGGGAGCCTGGTGGGGCTGACGGTTCTGGCGCTCGCCGCCTACCTTTCCTGGTTGCGAAAGCCCCGGGGTACGGTGCGCTGGGCTTGGGTCCTGGTCCTTTTGGTGGTGGTGCAGGGGGTGCTGGGGGGCTTGCGGGTGACGGGCAAGCTCACGCTTTCCCAGGATCCGGCGGCCCTGGAGCCTTCCCTGGGTTTGGCGGTGGTCCATGGCGTGCTAGGCCAGCTGGTGCTGGCTGGCCTTGTGGCTTTAGCGGTGGGCCTGGCAGCCAACCGCCGGGGCAGTGATGAGGGTTCCCTGCTCTGGCCGCGCTGGCTCTGGGGGCTTTTGCTCCTGCAGCTGGTCCTGGGCGCCCTGCAACGCCACTTTGCTCAGGGGCTTTTGGTGCACATTTCGCTGGCCACGGTGGTGTTGCTGATGGCTGCGCTGGGAGCTGCTCGCCTTTTGGGGAGTAGCCCTTTGCGGACGTGGGCGCGAGCGTTGCTGGTGGTTGTGGGGCTGCAGGTGGTTTTGGGGTTTGCCGCCCTTTGGGTGCGCGGGTATCCCCCGGGGGCCCGGGCGCAAACGCCCCTGGAGGTGTTGCTGACCACCGCCCATCAGGCCGGGGGAGCGCTGCTGCTGTCGCTGGCGACCGCCCTGGCGGTGCGCACCTGGCCGCGGGTGCTGGGCCTCTTCGGTGTTCGTCGCTGA
- a CDS encoding 7-carboxy-7-deazaguanine synthase QueE, whose protein sequence is MFVAEVFASLQGEGILAGTPSFFIRTSGCNLRCRWCDTPYTSWQPEGRRVSVGELVAAARDAGLRHVVITGGEPLLQRELPALCAALKAQGHHITVETAGTLAPEFACDLLSVSPKTANSDPEGVWRARHRRLRENLAPLRLLLQRHPNFQLKFVVQGEQDMPEIVALVERLGVSGDRVLLMPEGKTAQEVAQVAPEVARLCLRFGFRFSPRLHLELFGAGRGV, encoded by the coding sequence GTGTTCGTCGCTGAGGTTTTTGCCTCGCTGCAGGGGGAGGGCATCCTGGCCGGCACCCCTTCGTTTTTCATTCGCACCTCCGGGTGCAACCTGCGCTGCCGCTGGTGCGACACCCCCTACACCTCGTGGCAACCGGAGGGGCGGAGGGTTTCGGTGGGGGAGCTGGTGGCCGCAGCCCGCGATGCTGGGCTCCGGCACGTGGTCATCACCGGTGGCGAGCCGCTGCTGCAGCGGGAACTGCCAGCCCTGTGCGCGGCCCTCAAGGCCCAAGGGCACCACATCACCGTGGAAACCGCGGGTACATTGGCCCCGGAGTTTGCCTGCGATTTGCTTTCGGTGTCACCCAAAACCGCCAACTCCGACCCGGAGGGCGTCTGGCGGGCGCGACACCGCAGGTTGCGGGAAAACCTTGCACCTTTGCGCTTGCTGTTGCAGCGGCATCCCAACTTCCAGCTGAAGTTTGTGGTCCAGGGCGAGCAAGATATGCCCGAAATTGTGGCGCTGGTGGAACGCCTGGGGGTGAGTGGGGATCGGGTTTTGCTCATGCCCGAGGGCAAAACCGCCCAGGAGGTGGCCCAGGTGGCACCGGAGGTGGCCCGTTTGTGCCTGCGCTTCGGGTTTCGCTTTTCCCCGCGTTTGCACCTGGAGCTTTTTGGGGCGGGAAGGGGGGTATAA